The Geoalkalibacter sp. genome includes the window TGCGTGAGTTGACCGGCGGCATCTACTTTTCCCAGCCCAAGGGCATCGAAGGGCAGGGGCGCGAGCGCATCGGCGTCGATACCATGCGCTACAGCGTTCCGGAGATCGAGCGCATCACCCATGTCGCCTTCCAGGCGGCGCGCAAGCGCGACAAGCGGGTGACCTCCATCGACAAGGCCAACGTGCTCTCGACCTCGGTGCTGTGGCGCGAGATCGTCGAAAGCGTGGCCAAGGACTACCCCGACGTCAAGCTCAACCATATGTATGTGGACAACGCCGCCATGCAGTTGGTGCGCTGGCCCAAGCAGTTCGACGTGATCCTGTGCGAGAATATGTTCGGCGACATTCTCTCCGACGAGGCGGCCATGCTCACCGGCTCCCTGGGCATGCTGCCCTCGGCGTCGCTCGCCGAAGGTAGCTTCGGCATGTACGAGCCCTCGGGCGGCAGCGCCCCCGACATCGCCGGTCAGGGCATCGCCAATCCCATCGCGCAGATTCTCTCGGCGTCCATGATGCTGCGCTATTCCTTCGCCATGGTCGAAGCGGCCGACGCCATCGACGCGGCGGTGGAGAAGGTGCTCAACCAAGGGTTGCGCACCGGCGATATCTTCCAGAACCGTCCGGGGGAAAAAAAGGTCAACACCAAAGAGATGGGCGACGCCATCGTCGCGGCTCTTTGAGCTTCGTTGCAGAAAATCCCAGAAAAAGGGGGCGGTCGCGCCCCCTTTTTGTTCCACGCGGCGCCGGTCATGCTCGATGATCTGATTTTGGGACGTTTTGTTCCCGGCCACTCCCTGCTGCATCGCTTCGATGTCCGTCTGAAGCTGGTGTTGCTGCTCAGCCTGATCGTCGCGGTCTTTGCATCCGCGCGGCCTGGCCCGCTTGCGGCCCTGACCGTACCGGCACTTGTGCTCGCCGGCGGTTGCGGCCTGCCGGCGCGGCTTTGGTGGCGCGGCCTGCTGATGTTTCGTTGGCTGTTTCTGTTTACCTTGCTCCTGCATCTGCTGTTTTCACCGGGGCGCACCCTGTTGGGGATCTCCTTTCTCTCCTATGATGGTTTGCTGCATGGTCTGCGGGTCGGCTGGCAATTGGCCCTGGCCGTCATACTCTCCTCGGTCCTAACTCTGACCAGCACTCCCGCCGCCCTGGCGCGCGGCATGACGGCCCTTGCCGCGCCCCTGCGACGGATACGGGTTCCGGTGGCGCGGGCGGGAGATTTTCTGTTGATGATCCTGCATTTTCTGCCCTTGCTGCGGGATGAACTGGCCCGCTCTCGCGATGCGGGCGGCGAGCGCCCGAGAGATCTGGCGGGCCGCATGCGCTTCATGTGTGACGGACTGGCCCCTTTGCTGATGCGTCTTGCGGACCGGGCCGAAGACATGGCGCAAGCCCTGGCGCGCGGAGAACGCTTGGGCGCGATGGCTGAGGGAGACGCCGTATCGCCTCTGTCCACCCGGCAGAACTGGTTGTTTTTTCTGGCCGGAGCGCTTTTGCCCCTGATTCTTCTCGGACTGCGTCTATGGCCAACATCTGCCTGATTCTCGAATTCGACGGCACCGCCTACGCCGGTTGGCAGGTGCAGGCCAACGGGATTTCCGTCCAGCAGGTGGTTGAAAGCACGCTCGCGCAACTCATTGGGGTGCCCGTGCGCCTTATCTCCTCGGGACGCACCGATGCCGGCGTTCATGCCCGCGGCATGGTCGTCAACTTCCATACCGACCGATCCCTGCCCCCAAGCGCCTACCGTGAAGGACTCAACCGGCTGCTGCCGAGGGATATCGCGGTGCGCGAGGCGCGACAGGTCGCCGATGATTTCCACGCACGTTTTGCGGCGCGCGGCAAATGGTACCGCTACACCCTCTGTCTGACACCCGTTCGCTCGCCGCTGCACGGTCGCTATTCCTGGCAGTTGCGCGCCCCCCTGGATATCTCGGCGATGTCCGCCGCCGCCCGGCATCTGGTCGGAGTTCATGATTTCGCCGCCTTTCGCACCGCCGGCTGCGATGCCCGCACCACCACGCGCGAGATTTTTTCCCTGGACATTTTGCCTGCCGAGCCGTTGTTGCAGATCGATGTGCGCGGCAGCGGTTTTTTACGCAACATGGTGAGGGTGATGGTCGGCACTCTCGTCGAGGTCGGTCTGGGTAAGCGCACGCCCGAGAACATAAGTCTGCTGCTGCGCGGCGAAGGGCAGCGGGCGGGCCGCACCGCGCCGCCGCAGGGCCTGTGTCTGATGGAGGTCTGGTACTGAGACGGCGCCTTGCAAATCGCGACCCGGCGGCTATAGTCTGGAATAACTCCGGCTCGGCGGATCACATCATGAAGAAAAACCTGAAAATTCTCATACCCATTGATTTTTCCAAGTACAGTCTCGAAACCCTCGGCTTTGCCCTGAAATTGCGGGAACACTGCGAGCCCACGTATCATTTGCTCTACGTGGTTGTCGACGGCGAGATAGAATCTTTCTCCGCGTTGGCCGGCATTCCCCGCGAAGAACAGCAGCGAAAAATGGACGAGGCCCGGCACCAACTCGAGCGAGAAGCCGAGCGCGTTCGCGAAGCCGTACCCGAGGCGAGAATCGAGACGGTGATCCTGGCGGGGATTCCCTACAAGGAGATCTGTCGCTACGCCGACAAGGAAAGTATGGACCTGATCATCATCGGCACCCATGGCCGCACGGGGCTGTCCCATCTGCTCATCGGCAGCACCACCGAGCGCGTGGTGCAGCAGGCTTCCTGCCCGGTGCTGAGCGTCAAGCCGTCCATTCTCTGATCCCCTGAGAAAAACTCCCCTAACCTCTGGAAAATCCCTTGACATCACTTTTTCTTTCCGCTAAGTTCTCAACTTCTGTGAGCCCCGTTGATATTTCACAGATGACCGTATAGAGAGGAATTGCATGAGCACCCGAATCGTAATGAGTTCGCAGGCCGAGAAGGACTGGTACGTTGTTGATGTCGAGGGCAAGGTCCTCGGTCGTGCCGCAACGGAAGTCGCCCGTGTTCTGCGCGGTAAGCACAAGGCCATCTATGCTCCCAGCGTCGATGCCGGAGATTTCGTGATCATCATCAATGCCGACAAGATCCGTCTGACCGGCAACAAGATGGCCGACAAGATGTACTATCGCCACACCGGCTATCCCGGCGGGCTCAAGTCCATCAACGCCGAAAAACTGCTGGCGAGCAAGCCGGAGGAGATCATCAAGAAAGCCGTCAAGGGCATGCTTCCCAAGAACAAATTGGGACGTCAGATGATCAAGAAGCTCAAGGTTTATGCCGGGGGCGAACATCCTCACCAGGCCCAGCAGCCCAAAGAACTGACTATTTAAGCACCGGGAGATCGAGAAGAATGGCTCAGGAAACCTATTTTGCCACCGGCAAGAGAAAAACCTCCGTGGCCCGGGTGCGCATGACTGCAGGCCAGGGCAGGATCATGGTCAACAACCGTACCCTGGATGAGTATTTCGGTCGTGAGACGTCCAAGATGGTCGTCATGCAGCCCCTGGAGCTGACCCAGCGCGTCGGCCAGTTCGACATTTTCGTCAATGTCTCCGGCGGTGGGCCCTCCGGGCAGGCTGGCGCCATCAAGCACGGCATCACCAAGGCGCTGCTCGCTGTCGATGTGGCCCTGCGCGGCTCCCTGAAAAAAGCCGGATTCATCACCCGCGACAGCCGTGTCAAGGAGCGTAAGAAGTACGGTCTGCGCGGCGCCCGGCGCAGCTTCCAGTTCTCCAAGCGTTAACCGGCACTTTTCGCCGCATTCAAAGGGAACCCCATGGGTTCCCTTTTTGCATTCCAAGGAGTTCGTCATGGTCAAGGTTGCTATCGTTGGCGCCAGTGGTTATACCGGCGTGGAATTGGCGCGGCTGCTCCATGCGCATCCCGAGGTGGAGATCGCCTGCGTGACGTCGCGGCAGAATGTCGGGGAGGAACTGGCGGCGGTCTTTCCTTCCCTGCAGGGTGCGATCACCCAGGTATGCGATGATGTGGACGTCGATCTGGTTTGTTCCAAGGCTGATTTCATCTTCACCGCTCTGCCCCATCAGACCGCCATGGCGGTGGTGCCCGCATTCATTCGGGCCGGCAAGCGCGTGGTCGATCTGTCCGCTGATTATCGCTTGCGCGATGTGGCGGTTTATGAGCAGTGGTATCAGCCCCACACCAGCCCGGAACTGCTGGCCGAAGCGGTCTACGGCCTGCCCGAAGTCTACCGGGAGCGGATCGTGCAGGCGCGTCTGGTGGCCAACCCGGGCTGTTATCCCACGAGCATCGCTCTGGCCCTCAAGCCCCTGCTGGAGCGCGATCTGGTCGATGCGGCTACCCTGGTGGCCGATGCCAAATCCGGCACCAGCGGGGCCGGGCGCTCCGCCAAGCTCGGCAGCCTGTTCTGTGAAGTCAACGAGGGCTTCAAGGCCTATGGTGTCGCCAATCATCGCCATACCCCAGAAATCGAGCAAACCCTGAGTCATATCGCCGGAAGCCCGATTCGTCTGACCTTCACGCCGCACCTTCTACCCATTAATCGCGGCATTCTCTCCACTTGCTACGGGCAGCTCAAGGTCGCGCTCTCGTCGGCCGATCTGCATCGGCTCTATCTCGAACATTATGCCGCCGAGCCCTATGTGCGGGTTTTGCCGCAAGGGGTCTATCCCAATGTTTCCTATGTGCGCGGCAGCAATTTCTGCGATCTCAACCTGACGGTGGATGTCCGCACCGGGCGGGTCATCGTCATGGCGGCCATCGATAATCTGGTCAAGGGCGCCGCCGGCCAGGCGGTGCAAAACATGAATCTGATGCTGGGCTTGGATGAAGGTCGGGGCTTGGGCCAGTTGCCGCTTTTCCCTTGATTCAGCCCCCTCGCCGAGGCTTTGTCGGGGGCGTTTCAAGTTGACTTCGCCACCCATTTGTGGTTTCTTAGGACGCTATATTTTGGGGCGGTCATAGATAGTTTAAATGTATCTTGATGATTTTGATTTTGAGCTGCCCGAGGAACTGATCGCCCAGCATCCGCCGCCGCGGCGCGATGCTTCTCGGCTCATGCAGGTCGATCGGGATCGGGGCGAGGTTCGGATCGGACACTTTTCGGACGTGGTGGAGCTGTTTCGTTCCGGAGACGTGCTGGTCGTCAACGATACCCGCGTGATCCCGGCGCGCTTGCTCGGGCGCAAGGATTCGGGGGGACGCATCGAGATCTTTCTGGTGCGCCGCCTGGCCCAGGAGGACGAAGTCTGGTTGTGCCTGACCCGTTCGTCGAAGCCGGTGCGCACCGGTTGTCGGTTGTTCTTCGACCATGGATTGCAGGCCGAAGTTCTTGCCGAGGAGTCGGACGATGCCGGGCAGCGCCGGGTGCGTTTTGATGTCCAAGGCAATTTTCTTGAGGTGTTGGAGCAGGTCGGGCGCATTCCCTTGCCGCCATACATTGATCGCGCCGATCAGGCTCAGGATCGCGAACGTTATCAGACGGTTTTTGCCCGTGCGCCGGGTGCCGTCGCCGCGCCGACAGCCGGCTTGCACTTCACCGAGGCGATCCTTGGGACTCTGCGGGAACGAGGCGTTGACATCTGTCCGCTGACCCTGCACGTCGGTCCCGGGACTTTTCTGCCGGTACGCGTTGCCGACGTTCGTGAACATCGCATGCATGGCGAGTTTTTTCAGGTGCCGGCGGACACCGCGCGGCGTGTCAACGCGGCAAAACGCGAAGGCCGACGCGTCATCGCCCTGGGCACCACCAGTACCCGTGTCCTTGAGTATGCCGTGGACGAGGGCGGTGAGTTGCTGGCAGGCGAGGGCGTGTCGGATCTTTTCATATATCCGGGCTTTCGCTTTCGCGTGGTGGATGCGCTGATCACAAACTTTCACCTGCCGCGCTCCACATTGCTGATGCTGGTCTGTGCCTTCGCGGGACGCGATCTGACCCTGTGCGCCTATCGCCGCGCGGTCGCGGAAGGTTTTCGGTTTTTCAGCTACGGCGATTGCATGTTTATTTCCTGACAGGCGGTTGTAAGGCTCTTGGAACCTTTCAGTTTCGCTCTTTTAAATAAGGATGTCGGCACTTCGGCCCGGCGCGGGCGCATCCTCACGCCGCGCGGCGTCATTGAAACACCGATTTTCATGCCCGTGGGCACGCAGGGAACCGTCAAGGGATTGTTGCCGGAGGCCCTCAAGGATATCGGCGCCCAAATCATCCTGGCCAATACCTATCACCTGTTTCTGCGGCCCGGACATGAAACCGTGCGTCGACTTGGCGGATTGCATAGCTTCATGAACTGGGAGCGACCCATTCTGACCGATAGTGGTGGCTTTCAGGTATTCAGTCTGGGTGAACTGCGCCGCATCACCGAAGAAGGAGTGGTGTTTCAGAGTCATCTGGACGGTAGTCGCCATCTGCTCAGCCCGGAACTCTCCATCGAGGTGCAGCAGGCTCTAGGGGCCGATATCATCATGGCCTTCGATGAATGCATCCCTTATCCTTCCACTCGGGACTACGTCGCCCAATCGACCCAGCGTTCCACGCGCTGGGCGCTGCGTTGCAAGCAGGCGTTTCAGGCTGGAACAGGGCAGGCTTTGTTCGGCATCGTGCAGGGGGGGATGTTCCCGGAGTTGCGTCGCCGGAGCAGCGAGGAATTGCAGGAAATCGGCTTCGATGGCTATGCCGTCGGCGGATTGTCCGTCGGCGAGGACGCCTCTCTGATGTACGAAGCCATGGAATCGACCCTGCCGTTGCTGCCCGAGGACCGTCCGCGCTACGTGATGGGCGTGGGTACGCCGGAAAATCTGGTCGAGGGCATCCGCCGCGGAGTGGATATGTTCGATTGTGTCATGCCGACCCGTAACGCTCGCAACGGCGTACTGTTCACCAGTTTCGGCAAAATCAGCATCAAGCAGGCGCGCTATGCGCAAGATTCGGAACCGATCGATCCGGCCTGCGGCTGTTATGTCTGCCGTCACTATTCCAGGGCCTATCTACGGCATCTTTATCAGAGCGGAGAGATTCTCGCGTCGGTACTCAATACTCACCACAACGTACATTATTATTTGAATCTTATGGCCGAGGCGCGACAGGCCATTGAAAACGGCATTTTCACCGAATTTAGCCGCGATTTTTATCGTCGTCGCGAAGTTCGGGACAATTGATTGCTTGCGGTGGACGCTCTTGGGTCCGCCGGATTTACAACCACGATACTCTTAGAGGAGGACAATCCTAATGGTCTCTGAAGCTTTTGCCATGGCAGCCAACGGTGGAGGACAGCAAGCCAATCCCTATTCGGGCATCATCATGCTGGTGCTCATGTTCGCCATTTTTTATTTTCTGCTGATCCGTCCGCAGCAGAAACGCGCCAAGCAGCATCGTGAACTGCTTGATGCGTTGCAGGTTGGGGATCAGGTGGTGACCGCGGGCGGCATTCACGGGCGCATCGTCACCCTGCAGGATACGGTGGTGACGCTGGAAATCGCCACCGGCGTGAAGATCAAGGTGAACCGCGCATCCATCGCCAACAAGAAGGCCGCGGAGTAAGCCCCTTTGCTCCATTCGTGCCGCGGTCCCCTGATGAGGGACTACCGGCGGAGAACCAACGCAAGGAGAGTTGACCGATATGTCCAAAAGCCTCAAGATGCGGGGTGCGCTCATCCTGCTGTTGCTTCTTCTGTCCTTCTTCGCCTTGGCGCCGACCCTGGCCGGCAACAGCCTGCCGCAGTGGTGGCAGCGGGCTTTCGATCCGATTCATCTGGGACTCGATCTGCAGGGCGGGATGCACCTGATTCTCGGGGTGGAAGTTGAAAAGGCCGTCGAGAGCCGGATGGACAGTCTGATGGATCAGACGGAAGCGCTGCTGCGGGAGCGCGACCTCATCTACCGCAGCGTCACGCGCGACCCGTCCGGGATACTTACGGTCACGGTCTATGACCAGGAT containing:
- the leuB gene encoding 3-isopropylmalate dehydrogenase, translating into MAKSFKIAVLPGDGIGPEVMAEALRVLDAVEKKYAVRFERTFANVGGAGIDREGKALPQTTVEICKAADAILFGSVGGPKWESLPPDEQPERGALLPLRKIFGLYANLRPAIIFPALTGASSLKEEVIAGGFNVLVVRELTGGIYFSQPKGIEGQGRERIGVDTMRYSVPEIERITHVAFQAARKRDKRVTSIDKANVLSTSVLWREIVESVAKDYPDVKLNHMYVDNAAMQLVRWPKQFDVILCENMFGDILSDEAAMLTGSLGMLPSASLAEGSFGMYEPSGGSAPDIAGQGIANPIAQILSASMMLRYSFAMVEAADAIDAAVEKVLNQGLRTGDIFQNRPGEKKVNTKEMGDAIVAAL
- a CDS encoding energy-coupling factor transporter transmembrane component T family protein, with amino-acid sequence MLDDLILGRFVPGHSLLHRFDVRLKLVLLLSLIVAVFASARPGPLAALTVPALVLAGGCGLPARLWWRGLLMFRWLFLFTLLLHLLFSPGRTLLGISFLSYDGLLHGLRVGWQLALAVILSSVLTLTSTPAALARGMTALAAPLRRIRVPVARAGDFLLMILHFLPLLRDELARSRDAGGERPRDLAGRMRFMCDGLAPLLMRLADRAEDMAQALARGERLGAMAEGDAVSPLSTRQNWLFFLAGALLPLILLGLRLWPTSA
- the truA gene encoding tRNA pseudouridine(38-40) synthase TruA is translated as MANICLILEFDGTAYAGWQVQANGISVQQVVESTLAQLIGVPVRLISSGRTDAGVHARGMVVNFHTDRSLPPSAYREGLNRLLPRDIAVREARQVADDFHARFAARGKWYRYTLCLTPVRSPLHGRYSWQLRAPLDISAMSAAARHLVGVHDFAAFRTAGCDARTTTREIFSLDILPAEPLLQIDVRGSGFLRNMVRVMVGTLVEVGLGKRTPENISLLLRGEGQRAGRTAPPQGLCLMEVWY
- a CDS encoding universal stress protein; translation: MKKNLKILIPIDFSKYSLETLGFALKLREHCEPTYHLLYVVVDGEIESFSALAGIPREEQQRKMDEARHQLEREAERVREAVPEARIETVILAGIPYKEICRYADKESMDLIIIGTHGRTGLSHLLIGSTTERVVQQASCPVLSVKPSIL
- the rplM gene encoding 50S ribosomal protein L13, with the protein product MSTRIVMSSQAEKDWYVVDVEGKVLGRAATEVARVLRGKHKAIYAPSVDAGDFVIIINADKIRLTGNKMADKMYYRHTGYPGGLKSINAEKLLASKPEEIIKKAVKGMLPKNKLGRQMIKKLKVYAGGEHPHQAQQPKELTI
- the rpsI gene encoding 30S ribosomal protein S9; its protein translation is MAQETYFATGKRKTSVARVRMTAGQGRIMVNNRTLDEYFGRETSKMVVMQPLELTQRVGQFDIFVNVSGGGPSGQAGAIKHGITKALLAVDVALRGSLKKAGFITRDSRVKERKKYGLRGARRSFQFSKR
- the argC gene encoding N-acetyl-gamma-glutamyl-phosphate reductase, which produces MVKVAIVGASGYTGVELARLLHAHPEVEIACVTSRQNVGEELAAVFPSLQGAITQVCDDVDVDLVCSKADFIFTALPHQTAMAVVPAFIRAGKRVVDLSADYRLRDVAVYEQWYQPHTSPELLAEAVYGLPEVYRERIVQARLVANPGCYPTSIALALKPLLERDLVDAATLVADAKSGTSGAGRSAKLGSLFCEVNEGFKAYGVANHRHTPEIEQTLSHIAGSPIRLTFTPHLLPINRGILSTCYGQLKVALSSADLHRLYLEHYAAEPYVRVLPQGVYPNVSYVRGSNFCDLNLTVDVRTGRVIVMAAIDNLVKGAAGQAVQNMNLMLGLDEGRGLGQLPLFP
- the queA gene encoding tRNA preQ1(34) S-adenosylmethionine ribosyltransferase-isomerase QueA; this translates as MYLDDFDFELPEELIAQHPPPRRDASRLMQVDRDRGEVRIGHFSDVVELFRSGDVLVVNDTRVIPARLLGRKDSGGRIEIFLVRRLAQEDEVWLCLTRSSKPVRTGCRLFFDHGLQAEVLAEESDDAGQRRVRFDVQGNFLEVLEQVGRIPLPPYIDRADQAQDRERYQTVFARAPGAVAAPTAGLHFTEAILGTLRERGVDICPLTLHVGPGTFLPVRVADVREHRMHGEFFQVPADTARRVNAAKREGRRVIALGTTSTRVLEYAVDEGGELLAGEGVSDLFIYPGFRFRVVDALITNFHLPRSTLLMLVCAFAGRDLTLCAYRRAVAEGFRFFSYGDCMFIS
- the tgt gene encoding tRNA guanosine(34) transglycosylase Tgt; the protein is MEPFSFALLNKDVGTSARRGRILTPRGVIETPIFMPVGTQGTVKGLLPEALKDIGAQIILANTYHLFLRPGHETVRRLGGLHSFMNWERPILTDSGGFQVFSLGELRRITEEGVVFQSHLDGSRHLLSPELSIEVQQALGADIIMAFDECIPYPSTRDYVAQSTQRSTRWALRCKQAFQAGTGQALFGIVQGGMFPELRRRSSEELQEIGFDGYAVGGLSVGEDASLMYEAMESTLPLLPEDRPRYVMGVGTPENLVEGIRRGVDMFDCVMPTRNARNGVLFTSFGKISIKQARYAQDSEPIDPACGCYVCRHYSRAYLRHLYQSGEILASVLNTHHNVHYYLNLMAEARQAIENGIFTEFSRDFYRRREVRDN
- the yajC gene encoding preprotein translocase subunit YajC, which codes for MVSEAFAMAANGGGQQANPYSGIIMLVLMFAIFYFLLIRPQQKRAKQHRELLDALQVGDQVVTAGGIHGRIVTLQDTVVTLEIATGVKIKVNRASIANKKAAE